The following are encoded together in the Bacillus cereus group sp. RP43 genome:
- the mecA gene encoding adaptor protein MecA → MDIERINDHTMKFFITYIDIEDRGFNREEIWYDRERSEELFWEMMDEARDHDDFFIDGPLWIQVQAVDKGIEVLVTKAELSKDGQKLELPIGVDKIIDIPLDEGIESLFQQELVEEVEEQVGTNFNEDGTFGFLIKFNDFEDVISLSHRLIFEDIKDELHSFEDRYYVYVEFDEVLHDEEEIDRILSIVLEYGEESTLTIHRVSEYGKQVVKERALETIRNNFPPKM, encoded by the coding sequence TTGGATATTGAAAGAATTAATGACCATACGATGAAATTTTTTATTACGTACATTGATATAGAGGACAGAGGGTTTAACCGTGAAGAAATTTGGTATGATCGCGAACGAAGTGAAGAGCTCTTTTGGGAGATGATGGACGAAGCTCGTGATCATGATGATTTCTTTATCGATGGGCCGTTATGGATTCAAGTGCAAGCAGTCGATAAAGGGATTGAAGTACTTGTAACGAAAGCGGAGCTTTCAAAGGATGGGCAAAAGCTTGAACTACCAATAGGTGTAGACAAAATTATAGACATTCCTCTAGATGAAGGCATCGAATCATTATTCCAGCAAGAATTAGTGGAAGAGGTAGAAGAACAAGTAGGAACAAACTTTAATGAAGATGGTACGTTTGGCTTTTTAATTAAGTTTAATGATTTTGAAGATGTCATTTCATTAAGTCATCGTCTTATCTTTGAAGATATAAAAGATGAATTGCATTCATTTGAGGACCGCTATTATGTATATGTGGAATTCGATGAAGTGCTACATGATGAAGAAGAAATTGATCGTATTTTAAGTATTGTTTTAGAATATGGAGAAGAATCTACTTTAACGATTCACCGTGTAAGTGAGTATGGGAAACAGGTTGTGAAAGAGCGTGCGCTTGAGACAATTCGCAACAATTTCCCTCCTAAAATGTAG
- the pepF gene encoding oligoendopeptidase F: MAEQNTVKSLPNRNEIEEANTWRLEDIFQTDAEWEKEFQAIKELLPKLTEFKGKLGDSADKLLEALQYEDEISMRLGKLYTYAHMRYDQDTTNSVYQALNDRATNLYSQVSSSTAYIVPEILSISEDTLQSFLKENRDLSVYEHALEEITRQRPHVLSEAEEALLAEASEVMSASSNTFGMLNNADLKFPSIKGEDGEEVEITHGRYIQFLESDDRRVREDAFKAVYETYGKYKNTFASTLSGAVKRNNFNARVRKYDSARQAALSNNNIPEAVYDQLIESVNDNLHLLHRYIDIRKRALGLDELHMYDLYTPLVPEVKMNVKYEEAQEMLLKSLNVLGDEYVEILKEAYENRWVDVYENKGKRSGAYSSGAYGTNPYILMNWHDNVNNLFTLAHEFGHSVHSYYTRKTQPHVYGDYSIFVAEVASTCNEALLNDYLLKTTEDKKERLYLLNHYLEGFRGTVFRQTMFAEFEHIIHKKVQEGHAVTPDMLTEIYYDLNKKYFGDALVIDKEIGLEWSRIPHFYYNYYVYQYATGFSAATALSKQILEEGQPAVERYINEFLKAGSSDYPIEVLKKAGVDMASPEPVKEALQVFEEKLNELEALLFEEK; the protein is encoded by the coding sequence ATGGCTGAACAAAATACAGTAAAATCATTACCAAATCGCAATGAGATTGAAGAAGCAAATACATGGCGATTAGAAGATATTTTCCAAACAGATGCAGAATGGGAAAAAGAATTCCAAGCTATTAAAGAGCTATTACCGAAGTTAACTGAATTTAAAGGGAAGCTTGGCGACTCTGCGGACAAGTTGCTTGAGGCATTGCAATATGAAGATGAAATTTCAATGCGATTAGGTAAGCTATATACATATGCACATATGCGTTACGATCAAGATACAACAAACTCTGTGTATCAAGCATTAAATGATCGCGCAACAAATTTATACTCACAAGTATCTAGTAGCACAGCTTATATCGTGCCTGAAATTTTATCGATTTCAGAGGATACGTTACAATCATTCTTAAAAGAAAATAGAGACTTAAGTGTATATGAACATGCATTAGAAGAAATTACGCGTCAACGCCCGCACGTATTATCAGAAGCTGAGGAAGCTTTGTTAGCAGAAGCGTCTGAAGTGATGAGTGCATCAAGTAATACATTTGGTATGTTGAATAATGCGGATTTAAAATTCCCATCTATTAAAGGTGAAGATGGAGAAGAAGTAGAAATAACGCATGGTCGTTACATTCAGTTTTTAGAAAGTGATGATCGTCGTGTGCGCGAAGATGCATTCAAAGCTGTATATGAAACGTACGGAAAGTATAAGAACACATTTGCAAGTACGCTAAGCGGGGCTGTGAAACGTAATAATTTCAATGCACGCGTTCGTAAATACGATTCTGCACGTCAAGCTGCATTAAGTAATAATAATATCCCTGAGGCGGTGTATGATCAACTTATTGAATCAGTAAATGATAATTTACACTTACTACATCGATACATTGATATTCGTAAGCGTGCTCTAGGTCTTGATGAGCTTCATATGTACGATTTATATACACCACTTGTACCAGAAGTGAAAATGAATGTGAAGTATGAAGAAGCGCAAGAAATGTTATTGAAATCTTTAAATGTACTTGGTGATGAATATGTTGAAATTTTAAAAGAAGCATATGAAAATCGCTGGGTAGATGTATATGAGAATAAAGGAAAACGAAGCGGAGCATATTCATCTGGTGCATACGGAACAAATCCGTATATTTTAATGAACTGGCATGATAATGTAAATAATTTATTTACACTTGCTCATGAGTTTGGTCATTCAGTGCATAGTTACTATACAAGGAAGACACAACCGCACGTATATGGTGATTATTCAATCTTCGTTGCAGAAGTAGCATCAACTTGTAATGAAGCGCTTCTAAATGATTACCTATTGAAGACGACAGAAGATAAGAAAGAGCGTCTATATTTATTAAATCACTATTTAGAAGGCTTCCGTGGTACTGTATTCCGTCAAACAATGTTTGCAGAGTTCGAGCATATCATTCATAAAAAAGTACAAGAAGGACATGCGGTTACGCCAGATATGTTAACGGAGATTTACTACGATTTAAATAAGAAATATTTCGGAGACGCTTTAGTAATCGATAAAGAAATCGGTTTAGAATGGTCTCGTATTCCGCATTTCTATTACAACTATTACGTATATCAATACGCAACAGGATTTAGTGCAGCGACAGCTTTGTCAAAACAAATTTTAGAAGAGGGACAACCAGCAGTAGAACGTTACATTAACGAATTCTTAAAAGCTGGGAGCTCTGATTACCCAATTGAAGTGTTGAAAAAAGCAGGAGTAGATATGGCATCGCCAGAACCTGTAAAAGAAGCATTACAAGTATTTGAAGAGAAGTTAAATGAATTAGAAGCGCTATTGTTTGAAGAGAAATAA
- the spx gene encoding transcriptional regulator Spx codes for MVTLYSSPSCTSCRKAKLWLEENHIPYTERNIFSDPLTIDEIKEILRMTESGTDEIISTRSKVFQELNVNLESLPLQDLYKMIRDYPGILRRPIMIDEKRLQVGYNEDEIRRFLPRTVRTFQLREAQRLVN; via the coding sequence ATGGTAACATTATATAGTTCTCCAAGCTGTACGTCTTGTAGAAAGGCGAAATTATGGCTAGAGGAAAATCATATTCCTTATACAGAACGTAATATTTTCTCAGATCCATTAACGATTGATGAGATTAAAGAGATTTTACGTATGACAGAAAGCGGAACGGATGAGATTATTTCTACTCGTTCAAAAGTTTTCCAAGAATTGAATGTGAACTTAGAGTCTTTACCACTTCAAGATTTATATAAGATGATTCGTGACTATCCAGGTATTTTACGTCGTCCAATTATGATTGACGAAAAACGCCTTCAAGTAGGTTACAACGAAGACGAAATCCGTCGTTTCTTACCACGTACAGTAAGAACGTTCCAATTACGTGAAGCACAGCGTCTTGTAAATTAA
- a CDS encoding TerC family protein, protein MDLEFLTSVLMIVGIDVVLGGDNAIVIALASRNLPEAKRNKAILIGTILAIVLRILLTILAVYLLDIPFLQLIGGILLTLIAVNLLTDNNNDLSSIKGKTTLFQAVRTIVFADLVMGFDNVIAIAGAAHGRLSLVIIGLFISIPIIIWGSKLILILMERFPFLIYCGAAVLAYTAGKMITHESRLATFFHHNPSFTTSIPYLFIFTILCIGFVVQQVRLRNVKQ, encoded by the coding sequence ATGGACTTAGAGTTTTTAACATCTGTACTAATGATTGTCGGTATCGATGTTGTACTAGGTGGTGATAACGCAATTGTCATCGCACTAGCTAGCCGAAATTTACCTGAAGCAAAACGAAATAAAGCTATTTTGATTGGTACTATTTTAGCAATTGTGCTACGAATTCTCCTCACAATACTAGCTGTCTATTTACTTGATATCCCATTTTTACAACTCATCGGCGGAATTTTACTCACATTAATTGCGGTAAATTTACTCACTGATAATAACAACGATCTTTCTTCTATCAAAGGAAAAACAACTTTATTCCAAGCTGTGCGTACAATTGTATTCGCGGATCTCGTTATGGGGTTTGACAATGTTATTGCCATTGCAGGAGCAGCTCACGGAAGACTTTCACTCGTAATAATCGGTTTATTCATTTCTATCCCGATTATCATTTGGGGAAGCAAACTTATTTTAATACTCATGGAACGCTTTCCATTTCTCATTTATTGTGGAGCAGCAGTTCTCGCCTATACAGCAGGAAAAATGATTACACATGAAAGCAGACTTGCAACGTTTTTCCATCATAATCCTAGTTTTACCACAAGTATCCCTTATTTGTTCATTTTCACGATTTTATGCATAGGCTTTGTCGTTCAACAAGTGCGATTACGTAATGTTAAACAGTAA
- a CDS encoding ClpXP adapter SpxH family protein yields MDKQEAKHINMPSPSTCEHKSVEAYLFIDPLCKDCWDIEPFIIKLWLEYGKYFSIRHIVTGKVDGANASSHKWNKPANIRFVWEKTTSLQGFSCDGKVHMQEASSTPYLVSMAIKAAELQGRKAGSKFLRKLQEYILLENVSNPDCELLLTCAKDSGIDVEEFKKDLHSVSAKKAFQCDLKFTNEMHITEIPSLLFFHANSDEEGIKITGIYSYDVYVQLLKELVKCEIEPEPLPPLEVLLEATQFISSKEISFIYDCPQQEIERELKKLQLKRKVQMIEVKCERYWKWIAKEKDLV; encoded by the coding sequence ATGGATAAGCAGGAAGCAAAGCATATAAATATGCCTTCTCCTTCCACATGCGAGCATAAGTCTGTAGAAGCATATTTATTTATTGATCCACTTTGTAAAGATTGCTGGGATATCGAGCCATTTATTATTAAACTATGGCTTGAGTATGGGAAATACTTCTCTATTCGTCATATCGTAACAGGAAAAGTGGACGGGGCAAACGCTTCCTCACACAAATGGAATAAACCTGCTAATATTCGATTTGTGTGGGAAAAAACAACAAGTTTACAGGGTTTTTCATGTGATGGAAAAGTACATATGCAAGAGGCATCGTCAACACCGTATTTAGTTTCGATGGCAATTAAGGCGGCGGAGTTGCAAGGGCGAAAAGCAGGTTCGAAGTTTTTGCGAAAACTCCAAGAATACATTTTGCTTGAAAATGTATCAAACCCTGACTGTGAATTATTACTTACATGTGCTAAAGATAGTGGCATCGATGTAGAGGAATTTAAAAAGGACCTACACTCAGTTAGCGCAAAAAAAGCTTTCCAATGCGACCTGAAATTCACAAATGAGATGCATATTACAGAAATACCTTCCCTCCTATTTTTCCATGCAAATTCAGACGAGGAAGGTATTAAAATCACAGGAATTTATTCCTATGATGTATACGTACAGCTATTAAAAGAACTTGTAAAATGCGAGATTGAGCCAGAGCCATTACCTCCTTTAGAAGTATTACTAGAAGCAACACAATTTATTTCTTCAAAGGAAATCTCATTTATATATGACTGCCCTCAGCAAGAAATAGAGCGCGAACTAAAGAAATTACAACTAAAACGAAAAGTACAAATGATTGAAGTGAAGTGCGAGCGTTATTGGAAATGGATAGCAAAAGAAAAAGACCTGGTGTAA
- a CDS encoding peptide ABC transporter substrate-binding protein produces MKKKMPVFVLSTVAMSMILGACSYQKDEPQANAKGDSGKSGAKQVINLIETQEIPTMDPALSADAVSSKVMNNTMEGLYRLGKDDKLVPGVAKEFKKSEDGKKYTFKLREDAKWSNGEPVTAKDFVYGWQRAINPDTAAKSAYIMYDIKNAEKINKKEMSPDQLGVKAIDDHTLEVELDNSIPYLVDLMVYPIFYPVNEKYVKEQGTKFGLEANTTLYNGPFTLSDWQHERSFKMTKSPSYWDNKEVKLEEVNFNIVKDTSTPINLYETNAVDRATLLAEFIDKYKGKPDFKTVEDTSVFFLRLNQKDPALANKNIRKAISLGFDRKPFVDTLLNNGSKPATGLIPDNFIKGPDNKDFRAENGDIVKPNVKEAKKYWEAGKKELGKNEIELEMLNEDVELSKKTGEYLKGELEKNLPGLTVKIKQQPFAQKLKLEDAGDYVMSFSGWSADFPDPVTYLDMFVTDGAQNKMNYSNPKYDEIIMKAKKDGSDVNARWKNLLDAEKMLLDDAAIVPVYQRGRAYLQRETIKDMYNHKYGGEVSFKWASVGK; encoded by the coding sequence ATGAAGAAAAAGATGCCGGTTTTTGTATTATCAACGGTAGCAATGAGCATGATTTTAGGGGCGTGTAGTTATCAAAAAGATGAGCCGCAAGCGAACGCAAAAGGGGATAGCGGGAAAAGCGGTGCGAAGCAAGTTATAAACTTAATTGAAACACAAGAAATTCCAACGATGGATCCAGCTTTGTCAGCTGATGCAGTTTCTTCGAAAGTAATGAACAACACGATGGAAGGACTATACCGTCTTGGAAAAGATGATAAGTTAGTTCCAGGTGTAGCGAAAGAATTCAAAAAGTCAGAAGACGGTAAAAAATATACATTTAAATTACGTGAAGATGCAAAATGGTCAAATGGTGAACCTGTAACAGCGAAAGATTTCGTATATGGATGGCAAAGAGCAATTAATCCAGATACAGCTGCGAAATCGGCGTACATTATGTACGATATAAAAAATGCTGAGAAAATTAATAAAAAAGAGATGAGTCCAGACCAATTAGGCGTGAAAGCGATTGATGATCATACATTAGAAGTAGAATTAGATAATTCTATTCCATATCTTGTTGATTTAATGGTCTATCCGATCTTCTATCCTGTTAATGAAAAGTATGTGAAAGAGCAAGGAACGAAGTTTGGTTTAGAAGCAAATACAACACTTTATAACGGACCATTTACATTAAGTGATTGGCAACATGAACGTAGCTTCAAAATGACAAAGAGCCCATCGTATTGGGACAATAAAGAAGTGAAGCTTGAGGAAGTAAACTTTAATATTGTAAAAGATACGTCTACGCCAATTAATTTATATGAAACAAACGCAGTCGATCGAGCGACGTTATTAGCAGAGTTCATCGATAAATATAAAGGAAAACCAGATTTCAAAACGGTAGAAGATACATCTGTATTCTTCCTTCGCTTAAATCAAAAAGACCCAGCTTTAGCAAATAAAAATATTCGTAAAGCAATTTCACTTGGTTTTGACCGTAAACCATTCGTTGATACGTTATTAAATAACGGTTCTAAGCCAGCGACTGGATTAATTCCAGATAACTTCATTAAAGGGCCGGATAACAAAGATTTCCGTGCTGAAAATGGAGATATTGTAAAACCGAATGTGAAAGAAGCGAAAAAGTATTGGGAAGCTGGTAAAAAAGAACTTGGTAAAAATGAAATCGAATTAGAGATGTTAAATGAAGACGTGGAATTATCGAAGAAAACTGGTGAATATTTAAAAGGTGAGTTAGAAAAGAATTTACCAGGTTTAACAGTGAAAATTAAACAGCAGCCATTCGCGCAAAAACTAAAATTAGAAGATGCGGGTGACTATGTAATGTCATTCTCTGGATGGAGTGCAGACTTCCCAGATCCAGTTACATATCTTGATATGTTCGTAACTGACGGAGCACAGAATAAAATGAATTATTCTAATCCGAAGTACGATGAGATTATTATGAAAGCGAAGAAAGATGGAAGCGACGTAAATGCTCGCTGGAAAAATTTATTAGACGCGGAAAAAATGTTACTTGATGACGCCGCGATTGTTCCAGTATATCAACGTGGTAGAGCATATTTACAAAGAGAAACAATTAAAGACATGTACAACCATAAGTATGGTGGGGAAGTAAGCTTCAAATGGGCATCAGTAGGAAAATAA
- a CDS encoding MATE family efflux transporter produces MLRYTLLKIDIGKEGTDMTAIRSKNGPTEKLSLFLLTWPIFLEVFLFMLMGIADTFMLSALSDDAVSGVGAANQYLHIAILVLEVIGNGAAIVVSQYLGSKRFMEASKISALAVTLNLGVGLVISAGFLLFSKHMMIAMNLQGDVLTYAQSYLSIVGGAIFLQAIINSLAAIIRVHGFTKQAMFISLGMNIIHIAGNYVLIFGKFGFPELGVQGAAISSAVSRLIALIVFFWLLYRVMEYRVKLQYYFTLSKEYVGKILKIGIPSAFEQVMYQACQIVFLYYATYLGTESLAARQYATNISMFTYLFAIAIGMGTAIIVGRLVGGNEKDEAYTRVWKSVQWAIGVTLFMVILVVTFRTQLMGLFTDNPHIISLGASVLLLSVLLETGRTMNIVIINSLRAAGDAKYPVLIGAFSMVLMSLPLGYFFAFHLDMGLVGIWLAIAIDEWTRAIIMFFRWRSRAWENYALVKPNEQEESVSVHAQ; encoded by the coding sequence GTGTTACGATACACTTTGCTAAAAATAGATATCGGTAAAGAGGGGACGGACATGACAGCAATTCGCTCAAAAAACGGGCCAACAGAGAAATTGAGTTTATTCTTATTAACATGGCCTATTTTTCTAGAAGTTTTTCTTTTTATGCTGATGGGGATCGCTGATACTTTCATGTTAAGTGCATTATCAGACGATGCTGTATCTGGGGTTGGTGCAGCGAATCAATACCTTCATATCGCGATTTTAGTACTAGAAGTCATCGGGAATGGCGCTGCTATCGTTGTATCCCAATACCTCGGTTCTAAACGCTTTATGGAAGCATCAAAAATATCAGCATTAGCAGTAACATTAAACTTAGGAGTCGGGCTCGTTATAAGCGCCGGTTTTCTTTTATTCTCAAAACATATGATGATAGCAATGAACTTACAAGGCGATGTATTAACGTACGCGCAAAGCTATTTATCCATCGTCGGAGGAGCCATTTTCCTTCAAGCTATTATTAACTCATTAGCCGCAATTATCCGTGTACACGGTTTTACAAAGCAAGCAATGTTTATTTCACTTGGAATGAATATTATTCATATCGCTGGAAACTACGTACTTATTTTCGGGAAATTCGGTTTCCCTGAACTTGGTGTGCAAGGGGCAGCTATTTCTTCCGCAGTCAGCCGGTTAATCGCACTTATCGTTTTCTTCTGGTTACTGTACCGCGTTATGGAATACCGCGTGAAATTACAATATTATTTCACTTTATCAAAAGAATACGTTGGTAAAATTTTAAAAATTGGCATTCCATCTGCATTTGAACAAGTCATGTATCAAGCTTGCCAAATTGTCTTCCTATATTACGCAACATACTTAGGAACGGAATCATTGGCAGCAAGACAATACGCTACTAACATTTCCATGTTCACTTATTTATTCGCTATTGCTATCGGTATGGGAACAGCTATTATCGTTGGACGCCTAGTTGGCGGGAATGAAAAAGATGAAGCTTACACACGCGTATGGAAAAGTGTACAATGGGCGATTGGTGTAACTTTATTTATGGTCATTCTCGTTGTTACATTCCGCACACAATTAATGGGACTATTTACGGATAATCCCCATATTATCTCTCTAGGGGCAAGCGTTCTTTTACTAAGTGTACTACTTGAAACAGGACGGACGATGAACATCGTCATCATTAATTCACTTCGTGCAGCTGGCGATGCAAAATATCCGGTTTTAATCGGCGCATTCTCCATGGTGTTAATGAGCTTACCACTCGGTTACTTTTTCGCCTTCCATTTAGATATGGGGCTCGTTGGTATTTGGCTAGCGATTGCCATCGATGAATGGACGCGGGCAATTATTATGTTCTTCCGATGGAGAAGTAGAGCGTGGGAAAATTATGCACTTGTTAAACCAAATGAGCAAGAAGAAAGTGTTTCTGTTCATGCACAGTAA
- a CDS encoding cardiolipin synthase, whose amino-acid sequence MKNTLKLLFFFLLLFALFVSLRMFIDVAFYSDVIGIKDVSILGIISILFTVSAFLIGCVIFLENRHPSKTLTWLIVLGIFPVFGFFAYLLFGQNFRRKRMFQKKALLDEQAFLQYKGHEDYEERILRNHKHQELLFRLADRLGALNISFQTETRTLTNGDETFQAILDGLNRAKHHIHMEYYIVRDDKLGTEIKDILIKKSKEGVVVRFLYDAVGSFKLSNSYIEELNDAGVEMIPFFPVRFPILNDKINYRNHRKIVIIDGNEGFVGGLNIGDEYLGKDKYFGFWRDTHLYLRGEAVQSLQLIFLQDWFYMTGEAVLAPEYLQAEAVEGDHWGGVQLVGGGPDNKWETIKHLYFAMIASARKSIWIATPYFIPDDDILSALKVAALAGIDVRLLMPSKPDKRTVFYASRSYFPELLDAGVKIYEYEKGFLHSKVVIVDSDLASIGTANMDMRSFHLNFEVNAFLYDTDSIRKLVQDFKDDLEESSEIHVDRFHKRRLHRRIVESTYRLLSPLL is encoded by the coding sequence ATGAAAAACACGTTAAAACTACTTTTCTTTTTTCTACTATTGTTCGCATTATTTGTTTCATTACGCATGTTTATTGATGTAGCATTTTATTCGGATGTCATTGGGATAAAGGATGTTTCGATTTTAGGTATTATTAGTATTTTATTTACGGTTTCCGCATTTTTAATTGGATGTGTTATTTTCTTAGAAAACCGCCATCCGTCTAAAACACTTACGTGGTTAATCGTACTAGGTATTTTTCCGGTGTTCGGTTTCTTTGCCTATCTTTTATTTGGACAAAATTTTCGCAGAAAAAGAATGTTCCAAAAGAAGGCATTACTTGATGAACAGGCGTTTTTACAATATAAGGGACACGAAGATTACGAAGAACGGATTTTACGAAATCATAAGCATCAAGAATTGTTATTTCGTTTAGCAGATCGATTGGGTGCTTTAAATATTTCATTTCAAACTGAAACGAGAACATTAACAAATGGAGACGAAACGTTTCAGGCAATTTTAGATGGGTTAAATCGAGCGAAACACCACATTCATATGGAGTATTACATTGTGCGTGATGACAAGCTCGGTACAGAAATTAAAGATATTTTAATAAAAAAATCAAAAGAAGGCGTTGTCGTTCGTTTTTTATACGACGCGGTTGGAAGCTTTAAATTATCAAATTCGTATATTGAAGAATTGAATGATGCAGGAGTAGAAATGATTCCATTTTTCCCTGTGCGTTTTCCAATTTTAAACGATAAAATTAATTATCGAAACCACCGGAAAATCGTTATTATAGATGGAAATGAAGGGTTTGTGGGTGGATTAAATATTGGTGATGAGTATTTAGGGAAAGATAAATATTTCGGTTTTTGGCGAGACACGCATTTATATTTACGCGGTGAAGCAGTTCAAAGTTTACAGCTAATTTTCCTTCAAGACTGGTTTTATATGACTGGTGAGGCGGTATTAGCACCTGAATATTTACAAGCGGAAGCAGTTGAGGGTGATCATTGGGGCGGAGTCCAACTTGTTGGAGGTGGACCGGATAATAAATGGGAAACAATTAAACATTTATATTTTGCAATGATTGCTTCAGCTAGGAAATCGATTTGGATTGCAACACCATACTTTATTCCAGATGATGATATTTTATCTGCATTAAAAGTAGCTGCACTTGCTGGTATTGATGTTCGTTTGTTAATGCCAAGTAAGCCAGATAAGCGCACTGTCTTTTATGCATCAAGATCGTACTTTCCGGAGTTATTAGATGCAGGAGTAAAAATATATGAGTATGAAAAAGGTTTTCTTCATAGTAAAGTTGTTATCGTTGATTCTGATCTCGCGTCAATTGGGACAGCTAATATGGATATGAGAAGTTTTCATTTAAACTTTGAAGTAAATGCCTTTTTATATGACACAGATAGCATTCGAAAGCTCGTTCAAGATTTTAAAGACGATTTAGAAGAATCCAGTGAAATTCATGTTGACCGATTTCATAAGAGACGTCTTCATAGGCGGATTGTTGAATCGACGTATCGGTTATTATCACCTTTATTATAG
- a CDS encoding competence protein CoiA family protein has product MFIARRENGEKIHLLYNGDEELLREMRKREKLFCTACGKEVQMKLGKQKRWHFAHKKVESCLAFYEAESMYHMHGKELLYRWLKSQGFHVDIERYLPVIQQRPDIYVERADRKIAIEYQCANLSIEQLYKRTYSYWQASIQVIWIIGGNQLKKQSAYWMTFSSLMAFSLQPYPQPFLIFFCPKQKSFMKCAFITPFSTNVSFSHTIYLPTGTTTVDMLFSSVPFQKEILGQEWKRKKDHFRQNALSIWNYNHKSLLRLLYQYKCTPASFPSEIGVPLPSAFAFQTNPFIWQASLYMKCIGMLKVGEYISLQYVCNYAAKYTKRRLLPYFVQHIWKVAVAEYMTFLCYVGVLIKVGINKYRKIRDVILLKTEEEIMKYDEICLAHALSLFETKYNMREGKGDIIKTDREGIT; this is encoded by the coding sequence ATGTTTATTGCAAGGAGAGAAAACGGAGAAAAAATTCATCTATTATATAACGGGGATGAAGAGCTTTTACGCGAAATGCGTAAACGAGAAAAATTATTTTGTACAGCTTGCGGAAAAGAAGTGCAAATGAAATTAGGAAAACAGAAGAGGTGGCATTTTGCTCATAAGAAAGTGGAGTCATGTCTTGCCTTTTATGAAGCAGAATCTATGTATCATATGCACGGTAAAGAATTGTTATATAGATGGCTAAAAAGTCAAGGTTTTCATGTAGATATAGAGCGTTACCTGCCGGTAATCCAGCAACGGCCAGATATTTATGTAGAGAGAGCGGATAGAAAAATTGCGATTGAATATCAATGTGCAAATCTCTCCATAGAGCAGCTTTATAAGCGAACATATTCGTATTGGCAAGCTAGTATACAAGTCATCTGGATAATCGGTGGAAATCAGTTGAAAAAGCAATCCGCCTATTGGATGACATTCTCCTCCCTTATGGCGTTCTCCTTACAACCTTATCCTCAGCCATTTCTTATTTTCTTTTGTCCGAAACAAAAATCGTTTATGAAATGCGCATTTATCACTCCGTTTTCTACAAATGTCTCTTTCTCACATACTATTTATTTACCAACCGGTACGACTACTGTTGACATGCTCTTTTCTTCCGTTCCTTTCCAAAAAGAGATATTAGGACAAGAATGGAAGAGAAAAAAGGACCATTTTAGGCAAAATGCTTTATCTATCTGGAATTATAATCATAAGTCACTACTTCGCCTCTTATATCAATATAAATGTACCCCAGCGAGTTTTCCTTCTGAAATCGGTGTTCCGCTCCCATCCGCGTTTGCTTTTCAAACAAATCCATTTATATGGCAAGCTTCTCTTTATATGAAGTGTATAGGTATGCTTAAGGTAGGGGAGTATATTTCTCTGCAATACGTATGTAACTATGCAGCAAAGTATACGAAGAGGCGTCTACTTCCGTATTTTGTACAACATATATGGAAGGTAGCAGTTGCAGAGTATATGACATTTTTATGTTATGTAGGTGTATTAATAAAAGTAGGTATTAATAAGTATCGAAAAATACGAGATGTTATTTTGTTAAAAACAGAGGAAGAAATTATGAAATATGATGAAATTTGCTTAGCACATGCACTATCTCTATTTGAGACAAAGTACAACATGAGAGAGGGAAAAGGGGATATAATAAAGACTGATCGTGAAGGAATTACATAA